Proteins encoded together in one Cyanobacteria bacterium QS_8_64_29 window:
- a CDS encoding protease: MSGKQILMLVGDYVEDYEVMVPFQALQMVGHSVHAVCPDKQAGDSVRTAVHDFEGDQTYSEKPGHNFALNASFEAVNASDYDALVVPGGRAPEYLRLNSRVLEIVQHFAQQNKPIATLCHGLQVLAAAGALEGKTCTAYPACGPEVKAAGGHYADKPVDEAVVDGNLVTAPAWPGHPNWLAEFLQLLGTRIEQQAKVAA; encoded by the coding sequence ATGAGCGGCAAGCAAATCCTGATGCTGGTGGGCGACTACGTCGAAGACTACGAAGTCATGGTGCCCTTCCAGGCGCTGCAGATGGTGGGGCACAGCGTCCATGCTGTCTGCCCGGACAAGCAGGCCGGCGACAGCGTGCGCACCGCCGTCCACGATTTTGAAGGCGATCAAACCTACAGCGAGAAGCCCGGTCACAACTTTGCCCTCAACGCCAGTTTTGAGGCCGTCAACGCCTCCGATTACGACGCGCTGGTGGTCCCGGGCGGGCGTGCCCCCGAGTACCTGCGGCTCAACTCGCGCGTCCTGGAAATCGTTCAGCACTTCGCGCAGCAAAACAAGCCCATTGCAACGCTCTGCCACGGCCTGCAGGTTCTGGCGGCAGCCGGCGCCCTGGAGGGCAAAACCTGCACCGCTTACCCAGCCTGCGGCCCGGAAGTCAAAGCGGCAGGCGGCCACTACGCCGACAAGCCAGTGGATGAAGCCGTGGTTGACGGCAACCTGGTGACGGCACCCGCCTGGCCCGGCCACCCCAATTGGCTGGCCGAGTTCCTGCAGCTGCTGGGAACCCGCATCGAGCAGCAGGCCAAGGTTGCTGCCTAG